From one Lycium barbarum isolate Lr01 chromosome 6, ASM1917538v2, whole genome shotgun sequence genomic stretch:
- the LOC132600801 gene encoding LOB domain-containing protein 1, giving the protein MESTISPSSSRSVSPSSSSSPNSPLVASPCAACKILRRRCAEKCVLAPYFPPNDPIKFTTAHRVFGASNIIKFLQELPESQRADAVSSMVYEANARLRDPVYGCAGAICQLQKQVNELQAQLAKAQAEVVNMQCQQANLMALICMEMDQSPQASPPQQYNLDNNFTNIPMSLLDDNNNFGSAWEPLWT; this is encoded by the exons atggagtccACCATTTCTCCATCTTCTTCTCGCTCAGTCTCGCCATCATCTTCGTCTTCTCCTAACTCTCCACTGGTGGCCAGCCCTTGCGCCGCCTGTAAGATATTACGGCGGCGATGTGCTGAGAAATGTGTGTTGGCACCTTATTTTCCTCCTAATGATCCTATCAAGTTCACCACTGCTCATCGTGTCTTTGGTGCTAGTAATATTATTAAGTTTTTGCAG GAATTGCCAGAATCTCAAAGAGCAGATGCTGTGAGCAGCATGGTGTATGAAGCAAATGCTAGACTTAGGGATCCTGTATATGGTTGTGCAGGGGCAATTTGCCAATTACAAAAGCAAGTGAATGAACTCCAAGCACAATTAGCAAAGGCACAAGCTGAGGTTGTCAACATGCAATGCCAACAAGCTAATCTCATGGCACTAATTTGCATGGAAATGGACCAATCTCCACAAGCATCACCACCTCAACAATATAATTTGGACAATAATTTCACTAATATCCCAATGAGCCTCTTAGATGATAACAACAACTTTGGATCAGCGTGGGAGCCCCTATGGACATGA